The following coding sequences are from one Paenarthrobacter ureafaciens window:
- the rpoB gene encoding DNA-directed RNA polymerase subunit beta yields the protein MVASSTSNNETANTASTDGATRRLSFAKIHEPLDVPNLLALQTDSFDWLVGNERWQARVAKAVEEGDLSVATTSGLADIFEEISPIEDFQGTMSLSFSEPEFADPKYTMAECKDRDATYSAPLYVKAEFMNNNTGEIKQQTVFMGDFPLMTEKGTFVVNGTERVVVSQLVRSPGAYFERAADKTSDKDIFTAKIIPSRGAWFELEIDKRDQVGVRLDRKRKQSVTVLLKALGWTEGQILEEFGQYDSMRATLEKDATETREDALLDIYRKLRPGEPPTVEAAQSLLDNLYFNPKRYDLAKVGRYKINRKLGIDRSLGDKEASVLHVEDIVAMIKFLVALHAGEKTIMGKRDGEDHELRVEIDDIDHFGNRRIRAVGELIENQVRTGLSRMERVVRERMTTQDVEAITPQTLINIRPVVAAIKEFFGTSQLSQFMDQNNPLSGLTHKRRLSALGPGGLSRDRAGMEVRDVHPSHYGRMCPIETPEGPNIGLIGSLASYGRINPFGFIETPYRKVTNGVVSDDVEYLTADDEAEVLIAQANAPLDADKRFSEETVLVRARGGGGEPVLVPAEDVQYMDVSPRQMVSVATALIPFLEHDDANRALMGANMQRQAVPLVRSEAPFVGTGMERAAAVDAGDVVIAKKAGVVTEVSAELVVMLNDDGTETNYRINKFARSNQGNCYNHRVLVNEGQRLEVGGIIADGPATDQGELALGKNLLVAFMSWEGHNFEDAIILSQRIVAEDVLSSIHIEEHEIDARDTKLGAEEITRDIPNVSEEVLAGLDERGIIHIGAEVEAGDILVGKVTPKGETELTPEERLLRAIFGEKSREVRDTSLKVPHGESGTVIGVRVFDRDNDDELPPGVNQLVRVYVAAKRKITDGDKLAGRHGNKGVISKILPVEDMPFLADGTPVDIVLNPLGVPGRMNVGQVLETHLGWVAKTGWKIEGEPEWVKNLPNLPRETGQTTVATPVFDGAREEEITGLLDSTNVTRDGDRLIDSSGKTRLFDGRSGEPFPDPISVGYMYILKLHHLVDDKIHARSTGPYSMITQQPLGGKAQFGGQRFGEMEVWALEAYGAAYTLQELLTIKSDDIHGRVKVYEAIVKGENIPEPGVPESFKVLIKEMQSLCLNVEVLSTDGTTIEMRDSDDAVFTAAEELGIDLSRAEPSSVEEV from the coding sequence TTGGTCGCCTCGAGCACCTCTAATAACGAAACCGCTAACACGGCAAGCACCGATGGTGCCACCCGCCGCCTCTCATTCGCAAAGATTCACGAACCGCTGGATGTTCCGAATCTTCTCGCCCTGCAGACAGACAGCTTTGACTGGCTGGTCGGAAACGAACGCTGGCAGGCGCGGGTAGCGAAGGCTGTCGAGGAGGGCGACCTCAGCGTCGCCACCACCTCCGGACTTGCCGACATCTTCGAAGAGATCTCCCCGATCGAGGACTTCCAGGGCACCATGTCCCTGAGCTTCTCCGAGCCGGAGTTCGCTGATCCGAAGTACACCATGGCCGAATGCAAAGACCGTGACGCCACCTACTCGGCTCCCTTGTACGTCAAGGCCGAGTTCATGAACAACAACACGGGCGAAATCAAGCAGCAGACCGTGTTCATGGGCGACTTCCCGCTCATGACCGAAAAGGGAACATTCGTCGTCAACGGCACCGAGCGTGTTGTTGTTTCCCAGTTGGTCCGTTCGCCCGGCGCGTACTTCGAGCGCGCTGCAGACAAGACCAGTGACAAGGACATCTTCACCGCGAAGATCATCCCGTCCCGTGGTGCTTGGTTCGAGCTCGAAATCGACAAGCGCGACCAGGTCGGTGTTCGCCTCGACCGTAAGCGCAAGCAGTCCGTTACCGTCCTCCTGAAGGCCCTTGGCTGGACCGAAGGCCAGATCCTCGAAGAGTTCGGCCAGTACGACTCCATGCGTGCAACGCTGGAGAAGGACGCCACCGAGACCCGCGAAGACGCCCTGCTGGACATCTACCGCAAGCTGCGTCCGGGCGAGCCGCCCACAGTCGAGGCTGCCCAGTCCCTGCTGGACAACCTGTACTTCAACCCCAAGCGCTACGATCTGGCCAAGGTTGGCCGTTACAAGATCAACCGCAAGCTGGGCATCGACCGCTCCCTTGGTGACAAGGAAGCTTCGGTCCTGCACGTTGAAGACATCGTCGCCATGATCAAGTTCCTCGTTGCGCTGCACGCCGGCGAGAAGACCATCATGGGCAAGCGCGACGGCGAAGACCACGAGCTCCGCGTCGAGATCGACGACATCGACCACTTCGGCAACCGCCGCATCCGCGCCGTTGGCGAGCTGATCGAAAACCAGGTCCGCACCGGCCTGTCCCGCATGGAGCGCGTCGTCCGCGAACGCATGACCACGCAGGATGTCGAAGCCATCACGCCGCAGACCCTGATCAACATCCGCCCGGTTGTTGCAGCCATCAAGGAGTTCTTCGGAACCTCCCAGCTGTCGCAGTTCATGGACCAGAACAACCCGCTGTCGGGTTTGACCCACAAGCGCCGCCTGTCGGCCCTTGGCCCGGGTGGTCTGTCCCGTGACCGCGCAGGCATGGAAGTCCGAGACGTTCACCCGTCCCACTACGGACGTATGTGCCCCATCGAAACTCCTGAAGGCCCGAACATCGGCCTGATCGGTTCGTTGGCTTCCTACGGCCGCATCAACCCGTTCGGCTTCATCGAAACCCCGTACCGCAAGGTCACCAACGGTGTTGTTTCCGACGACGTCGAATACCTCACCGCAGATGACGAGGCCGAGGTCCTGATCGCACAGGCCAACGCTCCGCTGGATGCCGACAAGCGCTTCTCCGAAGAGACCGTTCTTGTCCGTGCCCGTGGTGGTGGAGGCGAGCCCGTGCTGGTTCCGGCCGAGGATGTCCAGTACATGGACGTTTCCCCGCGCCAGATGGTGTCCGTGGCAACGGCCCTGATCCCGTTCCTCGAGCACGACGACGCCAACCGCGCACTCATGGGTGCCAACATGCAGCGCCAGGCTGTGCCGCTGGTCCGTTCCGAGGCTCCGTTCGTGGGCACCGGCATGGAGCGCGCCGCAGCTGTTGACGCCGGAGACGTTGTCATCGCCAAGAAGGCCGGTGTGGTAACCGAGGTTTCCGCCGAGCTGGTTGTCATGCTCAATGACGACGGCACGGAAACCAACTACCGCATCAACAAGTTCGCCCGCTCCAACCAGGGCAACTGCTACAACCACCGCGTCCTGGTCAACGAAGGCCAGCGCCTGGAAGTTGGCGGCATCATCGCTGACGGCCCGGCAACGGACCAGGGTGAACTTGCCCTCGGCAAGAACCTGCTCGTGGCATTCATGTCATGGGAAGGCCACAACTTCGAGGACGCCATCATCCTGTCCCAGCGCATCGTCGCTGAAGACGTTCTGTCCTCCATCCACATCGAGGAGCACGAGATCGACGCCCGCGACACCAAGCTTGGTGCCGAGGAAATCACCCGTGACATCCCCAACGTGTCCGAGGAAGTCCTGGCAGGCCTGGACGAGCGCGGCATCATCCACATCGGTGCCGAGGTTGAAGCAGGCGACATCCTGGTCGGAAAGGTCACCCCGAAGGGTGAAACCGAACTGACTCCGGAAGAGCGCCTCCTTCGCGCGATCTTCGGTGAGAAGTCCCGCGAAGTCCGCGACACCTCGCTGAAGGTGCCCCACGGCGAGTCCGGTACGGTCATCGGCGTGCGCGTCTTCGACCGCGACAACGACGACGAACTGCCCCCGGGCGTGAACCAGCTGGTCCGCGTCTACGTTGCAGCCAAGCGTAAGATCACCGACGGTGACAAGCTCGCCGGCCGCCACGGCAACAAGGGTGTTATCTCCAAGATCCTCCCGGTCGAGGACATGCCCTTCCTCGCAGACGGTACCCCGGTGGACATCGTCCTGAACCCGCTTGGTGTTCCGGGCCGTATGAACGTTGGCCAGGTCCTGGAAACCCACCTCGGTTGGGTTGCCAAGACCGGTTGGAAGATCGAAGGCGAGCCGGAGTGGGTCAAGAACCTCCCGAACCTGCCTCGTGAGACCGGCCAGACCACCGTTGCCACCCCGGTGTTCGACGGCGCCCGCGAAGAGGAAATTACGGGCCTGCTTGACTCCACCAACGTGACCCGCGACGGCGACCGCCTGATCGACTCCTCCGGCAAGACGCGTCTGTTCGACGGCCGCTCCGGCGAGCCGTTCCCGGACCCGATCTCCGTCGGTTACATGTACATCCTGAAGCTCCACCACCTGGTGGACGACAAGATCCACGCGCGTTCCACCGGCCCGTACTCCATGATCACGCAGCAGCCGCTGGGTGGTAAGGCACAGTTCGGTGGCCAGCGCTTCGGTGAAATGGAAGTGTGGGCGCTCGAAGCTTACGGCGCCGCTTACACCCTTCAGGAACTCCTCACGATCAAGTCGGATGACATCCACGGCCGCGTGAAGGTCTACGAAGCCATCGTCAAGGGCGAGAACATCCCCGAGCCTGGCGTTCCCGAGTCCTTCAAGGTCTTGATCAAGGAAATGCAGTCGTTGTGCCTGAACGTGGAAGTTCTTTCCACCGACGGAACCACGATCGAAATGCGTGACTCTGATGACGCAGTCTTCACGGCTGCGGAAGAACTGGGCATCGATCTGTCTCGCGCAGAGCCCAGTTCCGTAGAAGAGGTCTAG
- a CDS encoding acetyl-CoA C-acetyltransferase — protein sequence MTNSDDNDVVILAGSRTPQGRLNGQLAGFTAVELGAHAITGALAASGVKAEQVDTVIMGQVLQAGAGQNPARQSAIAAGVGWNIPAVTINKVCLSGLTAVIDAARMIRAGDATVVVAGGQESMTRAPHLLPGSRQGWTYGAVQALDVAAHDGLTDAFDGQSMGLSTESKNVTLGIDRRAQDEVAAASHQRAAAAAEAGIFDVEIAPLSVKQRKGDPVVLTSDEGIRPNTTLETLAPLKAAFATDGTITAGNSSPLSDGASALVLTSRRFAKDNGLEYLAVVGKPGQVAGPDNSLHSQPSNAIAQALKKAGWAAEDLDFIEINEAFGSVAVQSLKDLQYPLEKCNIHGGAIALGHPIGASGARLALHAAHELRRRGTGKAAVSLCGGGGQGEALLLYRD from the coding sequence ATGACGAACTCCGACGACAATGACGTTGTCATCCTTGCAGGTTCCCGGACCCCGCAGGGCCGCCTCAACGGGCAGCTGGCGGGCTTCACCGCCGTCGAACTTGGTGCCCACGCGATCACGGGCGCCCTGGCGGCGAGCGGTGTCAAGGCCGAGCAGGTGGACACCGTCATCATGGGACAGGTATTGCAGGCAGGCGCCGGCCAGAACCCCGCCAGGCAGAGCGCCATAGCCGCAGGCGTTGGCTGGAATATCCCGGCCGTAACCATCAACAAGGTCTGCCTGTCCGGGCTCACGGCGGTCATCGACGCTGCCCGGATGATCCGCGCCGGAGATGCCACGGTAGTTGTGGCCGGCGGACAGGAGTCCATGACGCGTGCCCCGCACCTCCTCCCCGGTTCACGCCAGGGCTGGACCTACGGAGCCGTCCAGGCCTTGGACGTCGCCGCGCACGACGGCCTGACGGATGCTTTTGACGGGCAGTCGATGGGACTCTCCACGGAATCCAAGAACGTAACGCTCGGCATTGACCGGCGTGCCCAGGACGAGGTGGCCGCGGCTTCCCACCAACGCGCCGCCGCCGCAGCGGAGGCAGGAATCTTCGACGTCGAAATTGCGCCCCTCAGCGTCAAGCAGCGCAAGGGAGATCCCGTGGTGCTGACCTCGGATGAGGGGATCCGGCCCAACACCACGCTGGAAACGCTCGCCCCGCTCAAGGCAGCCTTCGCCACGGACGGAACCATTACTGCCGGCAACTCCTCTCCCCTGTCCGACGGCGCCTCCGCGCTGGTGTTGACCAGTCGCCGCTTCGCCAAGGACAACGGCCTCGAATACCTTGCCGTCGTGGGCAAGCCGGGGCAGGTGGCCGGACCGGACAATTCCCTGCACTCGCAGCCTTCCAACGCCATTGCACAGGCTCTGAAGAAGGCCGGCTGGGCTGCCGAAGACCTGGATTTCATAGAGATCAATGAGGCCTTCGGGTCCGTTGCCGTCCAGTCCCTCAAGGACCTCCAATACCCCTTGGAAAAGTGCAACATCCACGGTGGAGCGATTGCCTTGGGCCACCCCATCGGCGCCTCCGGAGCCCGCCTGGCCCTGCACGCGGCGCATGAGCTCCGACGGAGGGGAACCGGCAAGGCCGCCGTATCCTTGTGCGGCGGCGGAGGCCAAGGCGAAGCCCTCCTCCTGTACCGCGACTAA
- a CDS encoding aminoacyl-tRNA deacylase, with translation MAHANGAQRFLDDAAARGLDVDVVERPAARSLEEAASILGITPADIVKSLVVKHRDGTFLFALIPGDRQISWPKLRALVGVNKLSLPAADVALEATGYERGTITPLGSTNAWPVYADASIAGRRISMGAGAHGRSAFVDADALTAALNAIVADISEPN, from the coding sequence ATGGCCCACGCCAACGGCGCCCAACGGTTCCTGGATGATGCCGCCGCCCGCGGACTGGACGTGGACGTCGTCGAACGTCCGGCAGCCCGCAGCCTGGAAGAAGCGGCGAGCATCCTCGGAATCACTCCCGCTGACATCGTGAAGTCCCTCGTGGTCAAACACAGGGACGGCACGTTCCTTTTCGCGCTCATTCCCGGAGACCGGCAGATCTCCTGGCCGAAGCTGCGTGCCTTGGTGGGGGTCAACAAACTCTCGCTGCCGGCTGCGGACGTAGCGCTGGAAGCCACCGGCTACGAACGCGGGACCATCACTCCGCTGGGCAGCACGAACGCCTGGCCCGTCTATGCTGACGCCTCGATCGCGGGCCGCCGGATCTCGATGGGGGCCGGTGCGCACGGGCGCAGCGCCTTCGTGGATGCCGACGCGCTGACGGCGGCGCTGAACGCAATCGTGGCAGACATCAGCGAACCCAACTAG
- the rplL gene encoding 50S ribosomal protein L7/L12: MAKLSNEELIEAFKELTIIELSEFVKLFEETFEVTAAAVAVAGPAGGGAGAEAAEEKTEFDVILEAAGDKKIAVIKEVRAITSLGLKEAKDLVDGAPKAVLEGATKEAAEKAKAQLEEAGATVTLK, translated from the coding sequence ATGGCGAAGCTCAGCAACGAAGAGCTCATTGAAGCTTTCAAGGAACTGACCATCATCGAGCTCTCCGAGTTCGTCAAGCTCTTCGAAGAGACCTTCGAAGTTACTGCTGCTGCTGTTGCAGTTGCAGGCCCCGCCGGCGGCGGCGCCGGTGCTGAAGCTGCTGAAGAGAAGACCGAATTCGACGTCATCCTCGAAGCAGCCGGCGACAAGAAGATCGCAGTGATCAAGGAAGTTCGCGCCATCACCTCCCTCGGCCTCAAGGAAGCCAAGGACCTGGTTGACGGTGCACCGAAGGCTGTTCTCGAAGGCGCCACCAAGGAAGCCGCAGAGAAGGCAAAGGCTCAGCTCGAAGAAGCTGGCGCAACGGTTACCCTCAAGTAA
- the rplJ gene encoding 50S ribosomal protein L10: MTTPSKVSAVAEITNDFKESTAAVLTEYRGLSVAQLKELRVALGQDTKFSVVKNTLSAIAAKEAGVDAFDGQLAGPTAIAFIKGDAVAAAKSLTDFAKANKQLVIKTGLFEGKALDAEGVAALAALESREFQLARVAGVLKAPASAAARIIDALRLKLEEEGGAPAPAAEEAPAEEAATEEAPAAEEAPAAAEAATEEN, from the coding sequence ATGACAACGCCTAGCAAGGTCTCCGCAGTTGCAGAGATCACCAACGATTTCAAGGAATCGACTGCGGCTGTCCTGACCGAATACCGTGGGCTCTCTGTTGCGCAGCTCAAGGAACTCCGTGTTGCTCTCGGCCAGGACACCAAGTTCTCGGTCGTCAAGAACACCCTGAGCGCCATTGCAGCCAAGGAAGCTGGTGTCGATGCATTCGACGGCCAGCTCGCCGGCCCCACTGCGATCGCCTTCATCAAGGGCGACGCCGTTGCTGCTGCAAAGAGCCTGACGGACTTTGCCAAGGCCAACAAGCAGCTGGTCATCAAGACCGGCCTGTTCGAAGGCAAGGCACTGGACGCTGAGGGTGTCGCCGCACTGGCTGCCCTCGAGTCCCGCGAGTTCCAGCTTGCACGTGTTGCCGGTGTCCTCAAGGCTCCTGCATCCGCTGCTGCACGCATCATCGATGCCCTGCGCCTCAAGCTTGAAGAAGAGGGCGGCGCTCCTGCACCGGCCGCTGAAGAAGCACCGGCTGAAGAGGCTGCAACCGAGGAAGCTCCGGCTGCTGAAGAAGCACCGGCTGCTGCCGAAGCTGCAACCGAAGAGAACTAA
- a CDS encoding GNAT family N-acetyltransferase — protein MAETVGMTLEEAKTVEVEQAWVPDNLDSPDAKDFLDAVEVARRVRMQTWGSDDLAYTPLEKMLEFSDPYERQIILVAKVDGKIVGTIDIALPLADNIDLAEFTLDVLPEYQRRGVGRHLLEAAEQLARAEGRTMVLVDTNHPATSLTEIPEDQLIPGTGPGFVPVSSREVDFAQRAGYTLQHIEQFSSCVLPLDSKLVADLQAEAEEANAGRYALHHWTDRCPERLLEGVAELENAAGEVVHGEDEADEPAGADTGMVFDAAVLRETEDAAMAQGRRTVVTAVEHVATGKLVGLTTISVLAHRQDVVFQDDTLVLQEHRGNKLGLLIKVANMERLSEQFPDARVIYTWNAPENRYLLTVNKQLGFTTAGVTGLWQKELPRRSAGATTSD, from the coding sequence ATGGCAGAAACGGTTGGTATGACTTTAGAAGAGGCGAAGACCGTCGAGGTTGAGCAGGCATGGGTTCCCGACAACCTGGACAGCCCGGACGCCAAGGACTTCCTCGACGCGGTCGAGGTTGCCCGGCGGGTGCGGATGCAGACCTGGGGGAGTGACGACCTCGCCTACACGCCGCTGGAGAAAATGCTGGAGTTCTCCGATCCCTACGAACGCCAGATCATCCTGGTCGCCAAAGTGGATGGCAAAATTGTAGGAACCATAGACATCGCCTTGCCGTTGGCTGACAACATCGACCTGGCCGAATTCACCTTGGATGTCCTGCCCGAATACCAGCGCAGGGGCGTGGGCCGCCACCTCCTCGAAGCCGCGGAACAGCTGGCCCGGGCAGAGGGCCGCACCATGGTCCTGGTGGACACCAACCACCCGGCAACGTCCCTGACCGAGATTCCGGAAGACCAGCTCATTCCCGGTACCGGGCCTGGCTTCGTTCCTGTCAGCAGCCGTGAGGTGGACTTCGCACAGCGGGCGGGCTATACGCTGCAGCACATCGAGCAGTTCAGCTCATGTGTCCTTCCGCTGGATTCCAAGCTGGTGGCGGATCTCCAGGCCGAAGCCGAGGAAGCCAACGCCGGCCGCTACGCGTTGCACCACTGGACTGACCGCTGCCCTGAGCGGTTGCTCGAGGGCGTGGCGGAGCTGGAGAACGCTGCCGGCGAAGTGGTCCACGGCGAGGACGAGGCCGACGAGCCGGCCGGGGCGGACACCGGCATGGTCTTCGACGCTGCGGTATTGCGGGAAACGGAAGACGCAGCCATGGCGCAGGGAAGGCGGACGGTTGTTACCGCCGTCGAGCATGTTGCCACCGGGAAGCTGGTAGGCCTGACCACCATCAGCGTTCTGGCCCACCGCCAGGACGTCGTCTTCCAGGATGACACCTTGGTCCTGCAGGAGCACCGGGGGAACAAGCTGGGGCTCCTGATCAAGGTGGCCAACATGGAACGCCTGAGTGAGCAGTTCCCGGACGCCAGGGTGATCTACACGTGGAACGCGCCGGAGAACCGCTACCTCCTGACGGTCAACAAGCAGTTGGGATTCACGACGGCGGGAGTCACCGGACTGTGGCAAAAGGAACTGCCGCGCCGCTCGGCCGGGGCGACCACATCGGACTAG
- a CDS encoding GNAT family N-acetyltransferase has product MTSSNLMNSGELSNAGPTVERINAPDGPGARITPDFRAFHELGVRHELALWGTADRAATLEEDIAFWRGNEYEERHVYVARLEGRIVGCGTLTLPLSENTTTAGVHVLVDAPFRRRGFGSVILGVLEGVAQDRGRSSFDGYCGEPIAPVLAGVPLLEAASGSGGVPRDSASTRFAVHCGYSLEQVETNSSLALPFDATHIDALEADARSRSTAYSVITWSDRCPDEFVEAYARLKSLMSTEVPIAGLGWEGEAWDAARVRQEEATWRAGGLDAVVSVARHNDSGELAAYTALVHREAMPAVIFQEDTLVDPAHRGHRLGMLVKIANLRKAVLAWPAGTSVMTWNASENQHMLAINIALGFKPSGFEGEWQKRLV; this is encoded by the coding sequence GTGACGTCGTCGAACCTTATGAACAGCGGCGAATTAAGCAACGCGGGACCAACCGTGGAGCGGATCAACGCCCCGGACGGTCCCGGGGCGCGCATCACTCCGGACTTCAGGGCCTTCCATGAACTTGGCGTACGCCACGAACTGGCCCTGTGGGGCACTGCGGACCGGGCCGCCACCCTTGAGGAGGACATAGCCTTCTGGCGGGGAAACGAATACGAAGAACGTCACGTCTACGTGGCACGTCTCGAGGGGCGGATTGTCGGCTGCGGCACGTTGACGCTTCCCTTGAGCGAAAATACGACGACGGCGGGCGTACACGTCCTGGTGGACGCACCTTTTCGTCGCCGCGGTTTCGGGTCGGTGATCCTGGGGGTATTGGAGGGCGTGGCCCAAGACCGTGGCCGGAGCTCCTTCGACGGTTACTGCGGTGAGCCAATCGCGCCCGTGCTGGCGGGCGTGCCTCTGTTGGAAGCCGCATCGGGCAGCGGCGGTGTGCCCCGGGACAGCGCCTCAACCCGCTTCGCCGTTCACTGCGGCTACTCGCTGGAACAGGTGGAGACCAACAGCAGCCTGGCGCTGCCCTTTGACGCGACGCACATCGACGCCCTGGAGGCGGACGCCCGGTCCCGTTCCACGGCTTACAGTGTCATCACGTGGTCGGATCGTTGCCCGGATGAGTTTGTTGAAGCCTATGCGCGGCTCAAGAGCCTTATGAGCACGGAAGTTCCCATCGCCGGACTCGGGTGGGAAGGCGAAGCATGGGATGCGGCAAGGGTGCGGCAGGAAGAAGCCACCTGGCGTGCGGGCGGTTTGGACGCAGTGGTTTCCGTCGCCCGGCACAACGACTCAGGGGAACTGGCTGCCTATACCGCGCTGGTTCATCGGGAGGCCATGCCGGCGGTGATTTTCCAGGAGGACACCCTCGTGGACCCGGCCCATCGGGGACACCGTTTGGGAATGCTGGTGAAAATTGCCAACCTGCGCAAAGCAGTGCTGGCCTGGCCTGCAGGTACGTCCGTCATGACATGGAATGCCAGTGAAAACCAGCATATGCTGGCCATTAATATCGCCTTGGGATTCAAACCTTCCGGCTTTGAAGGCGAATGGCAGAAACGGTTGGTATGA
- the rplA gene encoding 50S ribosomal protein L1 — protein MAKRSKAYEAAVAKIEAGKAYAPFEAITLAKETNPSKFDATVEVAFRLGVDPRKADQMVRGTVNLPHGTGKTARVLVFATGDKAEAAIAAGADFVGSDDLIEKIAGGWTDFDAAVATPDLMGKVGRLGKVLGPRNLMPNPKTGTVTPDVTKAVNDIKGGKIDFRVDKHSNLHFIIGKVSFDATKLAENYAAALEEVLRLKPSASKGRYIQKATVATTFGPGISVDPNVTKVLIEA, from the coding sequence ATGGCAAAGCGCAGCAAAGCATATGAGGCAGCCGTAGCCAAGATCGAGGCAGGCAAGGCCTACGCCCCGTTCGAGGCAATCACCCTGGCAAAGGAAACCAACCCGTCGAAGTTCGACGCAACGGTTGAGGTTGCTTTCCGCCTCGGCGTTGACCCCCGCAAGGCAGACCAGATGGTCCGCGGCACGGTCAACCTCCCCCACGGCACCGGCAAGACCGCCCGTGTCCTGGTTTTCGCAACCGGTGACAAGGCTGAGGCAGCAATCGCAGCCGGCGCCGACTTCGTTGGCTCCGATGACCTGATCGAAAAGATCGCCGGCGGCTGGACCGACTTCGACGCAGCCGTTGCCACCCCTGACCTCATGGGCAAGGTTGGCCGCCTCGGTAAGGTCCTCGGCCCGCGTAACCTCATGCCGAACCCGAAGACCGGCACGGTTACCCCGGATGTCACCAAGGCTGTCAACGACATCAAGGGTGGCAAGATCGACTTCCGCGTCGACAAGCACTCGAACCTGCACTTCATCATCGGCAAGGTTTCCTTCGACGCCACCAAGCTGGCCGAGAACTACGCCGCCGCACTGGAAGAGGTTCTTCGCCTGAAGCCGTCCGCTTCCAAGGGCCGCTACATCCAGAAGGCCACCGTTGCCACCACGTTCGGCCCGGGTATCTCCGTTGACCCGAACGTCACCAAGGTTCTCATCGAGGCGTAA
- the rplK gene encoding 50S ribosomal protein L11, producing the protein MAPKKKVTGLIKLQIQAGAANPAPPIGPALGQHGVNIMEFCKAYNAATESQRGNVIPVEITVYEDRSFTFITKTPPAAELIKKAAGVAKGSATPHTVKVAKLTQAQVEEIASTKMEDLNANDIAAAAKIIAGTARSMGITVE; encoded by the coding sequence TTGGCTCCCAAGAAGAAGGTCACCGGCCTCATCAAGTTGCAGATCCAGGCAGGTGCCGCTAACCCGGCTCCGCCGATCGGTCCTGCGCTTGGCCAGCACGGTGTCAACATCATGGAATTCTGCAAGGCGTACAACGCTGCTACGGAATCCCAGCGCGGAAACGTCATTCCGGTGGAAATCACGGTCTACGAAGACCGCTCCTTCACCTTCATCACCAAGACCCCGCCGGCTGCAGAGCTCATCAAGAAGGCTGCAGGCGTCGCCAAGGGTTCGGCTACCCCGCACACCGTCAAGGTTGCCAAGCTGACCCAGGCACAGGTCGAGGAAATTGCTTCCACCAAGATGGAAGACCTCAACGCCAACGACATCGCGGCTGCTGCCAAGATCATCGCCGGCACTGCCCGCTCCATGGGCATCACCGTCGAATAG
- the nusG gene encoding transcription termination/antitermination protein NusG, giving the protein MSEQELEVNETELDGTAENAAVTADESEVDSAAPETADVDESEDADVDDESTSEVDEEDDSEEGVSLESAAAAAPADPAEEFKAKLRRQEGDWYVIHSYAGYENRVKANLETRIQTLDMEDYIFEIQVPMEEVVEIKNAQRKVINRVRIPGYVLVRMDLTDASWGAVRHTPGVTGFVGNAHNPVPLRLDEVFSMLAPVFEEEQAEKGKPVNKQQQAPVAVDFEVGESVIVKEGPFETLPATISEIKPESQTLVVLVSIFERETPVTLAFNQVTKI; this is encoded by the coding sequence GTGTCTGAGCAGGAGCTCGAGGTAAACGAGACTGAGCTGGACGGGACCGCAGAGAATGCGGCCGTAACCGCAGACGAGTCCGAGGTTGATTCCGCTGCGCCCGAAACTGCCGACGTCGACGAATCCGAAGACGCTGACGTGGACGACGAGTCCACTTCCGAGGTAGACGAAGAAGACGATTCGGAAGAGGGCGTCTCCTTGGAATCTGCCGCTGCCGCCGCCCCGGCTGATCCGGCCGAGGAATTCAAGGCCAAGCTGCGCCGCCAGGAAGGTGACTGGTACGTCATCCACTCCTACGCAGGCTACGAGAACCGCGTGAAGGCCAACCTCGAGACCCGCATCCAGACCCTGGACATGGAAGATTACATCTTCGAGATCCAGGTTCCGATGGAAGAAGTCGTCGAGATCAAGAACGCGCAGCGCAAGGTCATCAACCGCGTACGCATTCCCGGATACGTGCTGGTCCGCATGGACCTGACCGACGCTTCCTGGGGCGCCGTCCGCCACACCCCCGGTGTCACGGGCTTTGTGGGTAACGCCCACAACCCGGTTCCGCTCCGCCTTGACGAGGTCTTCTCCATGCTTGCCCCGGTCTTCGAAGAAGAACAGGCTGAGAAGGGCAAGCCGGTCAACAAGCAGCAGCAGGCTCCGGTGGCCGTGGACTTCGAAGTCGGCGAGTCCGTCATCGTCAAGGAGGGCCCGTTCGAAACCCTTCCGGCAACGATCTCCGAGATCAAGCCCGAGTCCCAGACCCTCGTGGTGCTGGTCTCCATCTTCGAGCGCGAAACCCCGGTTACGCTTGCATTCAACCAGGTCACCAAGATCTAG